Genomic segment of Primulina tabacum isolate GXHZ01 chromosome 11, ASM2559414v2, whole genome shotgun sequence:
GAACATTACTTGCTAGTAATGACAGAATGGTTTCTAACAACATATATATAGCAGTTTTAAACAAAACATATTAATGAAGCATCATGGTTACTAAAAGCACCTTGGACAGAggatgattaaaaaaatttgctTCGAAATCCAGCTCAGGGAAGCGGGAGATCTCAGTTCCATCatgatataatatataaataggAAGTTGTTGAAGGCTTGCTGCATATCAGTGCAGTAAATGAATCAAGACAATGTTCAACAGAGTTACGCATAGCATATATTGCGTATTCAAGAAAGTGATGGATATAGGTGAACAGAATTACAAACGTTAGCTTTGATATATCTCTTACCAAGagagatttcaaatttctctgCAGCATTCGGAAAGAGCCCGAGATCAACTGATCCAAAAGAAACATTTTTGTTTGAGAATCTGCATGGGAAACCTCAATTGAAAAGACAGCATGGATAGAATTGAGTTGGAAActttttttgacaaaaaaagcaaaaaagaaaaagagcgAGTTGAGGTCAGATATGTACTCGAAGCCTTGAACATATGCACACAATCAAGATTAAGGATGTGAATAGGGGGAAGCTCAAGACTCACGTAATTGAGAGTTTAGGGAAGAGAGAGCTTGAGGGTATGGATTTAGAGGTAGACAGACAACGAAATTCCACCTGCCAAAAATAACTTAAATTATGTTTTGGAGAATTCCATAGCCTTGTTAATATCCCACAAAGCTCGAACAATTAAAATACTAGACACAAGCTTAAATTTCCATTCACTGCAACTCAAGCCTTGGGGAACAATCAAATAGTGGAGTCAAATATATGTCCATGTACTTGGTAACATTTATCAAAAGGATATAGCACTGTTTTAAATGTAGAAAGAAATTCCACACACCAACCAGCCAGAATCTTGAGGTATTCCCATCAGTAAGCAAACTTTCCAATTGAAGTGGTGTCAGTTGATTCAATGTACCTAGACGAGTCAAATTCAGAAGAAATGATGAAAGAAAGACAACAAAGCCAAGACATTAAGAAACATATTATTTGCGACCACTTTGAGTGCTCAAAACTATCATACGAACTTCAAGCACAACGAGAACATATAAACGGATGCAAATTAAAAAGAAGGAAGCCAAACTGTAACAGGGAACAGGGAAGTTATATGTACCTAGTCCTTCATAAGGAGGTTGTTGAGCGATGATGTATATGACTGCCAGGTAGAAGCAAAATAAGTGTGTCATGAGTAGAGATTGTTAGACAAATTTCAGCGATCAGTTAAAATTCTAAGATTTTGGCAAGTCAGTAATGGAAAACGTCGTAAATCTCACCATAGTTTTGGAAAACAAAGATTCATCTGACAGGCAttgcataaaacaaaatatacaaatgCAGGCTGCTAAGACATTACATTTCGTTTCATGAAAGATAGTAACTTAACCAGATAAGGACTCACATCCAGCAACCAATGGGCCAAATCATACCCAAATTGGCAGTCACATATTAAAGCAAAATATTGCACATGCCATTTTCTAGTCAACCATTCCCTCCATTTGCAGTCATCCATAAGTTGATCCATATATAGTCAACTGTTATCTTCTGAAACTATGAATTTATGTTTGTTTCAAATTATGGATTAGATTGCATGATATATTGCTCCAAACACAGTAGCATTTTAAAGTTCAAGTATGatgatagtaaattcaaatatGCAACAAGTTGCGACAGGGATGAGACAAATAATACAAAATTGAGCAATGCCCCCTACCAAAAAATGCCAATGTATACCACAAGGCCAAGTGATAATCCATGACCAAAGACATAGCAACGAGGAAAATCTGggggaaaaaacaaaaaaccatCAATTAAAAAGATTAACTGCCTGATGAATCAATGAGAAAAGGTAAAAATTTAGACCATATTATGAAAAGCTTTTAAATTTAGACCCCAAAAATGTTGCCAAACATAATGATCCAGATCTTCGAATTCCTCTACCACACAAATCTTCTCGATTTCATAGGTCAAATAGCAACTTTCTGTAGCTTACATGCACAAAAAAGGTTTTCTAGCAATGGCAAAAATCACATTATTTAGCAAAATAGGATGTCTATTGAATCCTTATCGAAGCATGTGAGTCGAGTATAACAAAATGAATCCACAGGTGGATGATCATTGAACCATTAATTGACATCGGTAAGGTCATTCAATGAGAATTTTTAAGGTCATCGCATTTCATTCACACACACACTGTGGTGTGTGAGTGGGCCGTGgatgcatgtttttttttacataatgGCCTATTTTGTTaagtaaaatttaaatcaaaacaaAGAGAAAAATTAGGCAAGTCTAACCagggatcgaaaagaaaaagcAGTATCTGAGTTTATATATTGCCTCACATCGTAACACAGTCCTGCATGTATCCATGCAAAGGGCGCAGATGCAacagtttttttttataaaaaaaaagttaGTTTTGCATGGAGCAGTCATAGTTGGAGCTATTTTTAATGGTTAAATTGTTCTTCAACAATTTAGATCTACTAGAATCCATCCTATCAGAGTTACAACTTCCGGCCGTATAGTCTAGAAGTTTTAACTTCTAGCGtcaatatttgttaattatgtcaTCTTTAACTATcaaaaatgaaaattcaaagtCCTTTTCAGATTTTGACTGTCCGACTAGAAAGCGACACCATTACTATCCGCTGATGATTATTGAGTAATTAAATACAAGGAGCAGTGTCCAGAGTGTACCTTTGCAAAGAATAAAATATCTGCGATAAAAATCTCCCATGATTCTGTTTTCACCACCTAAATGAAAACAATGAAACAAATTGTCAACAACACGGCCCATTGTCTAGGCGGTTCCTGGAAGGCAGTCCAGGAGAGCagaattcatatatatttctattttattcttttttaagTTCTACGACCATCCCTGCTCAGCTAGGTCCACCCAGCCTCTAAAATCTTTGAATAAATACCACAATCATTTAAAAGAATAACTAGCTTCTTTGTTTGAACTTAATAAATTGGCCAATAAAACCCATCAGATGGTACGGATGCTATATTGGCACCATGAGTAATTATGCACTAAGTAAATTTAAGGCGTTTGGACTCTACTCTTGGGTTCATGGCCTGAATATGATGTCATTGAAAATAGATGGGACAAAGGAGTGTCCGTCCAGGAAACTTCCAATGCTGATAATGTTGCTCTGTGTTCATATTATAAGTTGGAATATAACGCATGCGGTGGATTCTGATAGATCTATTGAATCGAAGCGAAGGACAATATTAAGATGGCAAGTAGGTTCCACAAAAATTTTGGCATTCACAGACAGACAAATAGCGGAGTTGCCAATGAATTCTTACGAGCTTCCCAGAAATCAAAGTCCAACGACAATAATTCCCCCAAAAACTACATATGAAGTATTGGGCTCAACGAATAACAAACATTCATGTGATGCAAGGATCGTACCTTCACAGCAGCCAAAACGCAGAAGGCGAGAAAAGCTTGAAATTCCtacaaaataaaaatcaaaacatgattttgataagaaaTCGACATAAAATGATTTAAGAAAAAGAAGATGAATTACTCTGTGAAGGAGAAGGGATAATCGGAGCGGGGAGAGGACATTGGCGGCGGAGCAGCGAACAGGAATGTAGGAGAAGA
This window contains:
- the LOC142519027 gene encoding uncharacterized protein LOC142519027, encoding MSSPDGSIVKWMNRMVSEPYYFLHFLAFFSYIPVRCSAANVLSPLRLSLLLHREFQAFLAFCVLAAVKVVKTESWEIFIADILFFAKIFLVAMSLVMDYHLALWYTLAFFVIYIIAQQPPYEGLGTLNQLTPLQLESLLTDGNTSRFWLVEFRCLSTSKSIPSSSLFPKLSITFSNKNVSFGSVDLGLFPNAAEKFEISLASLQQLPIYILYHDGTEISRFPELDFEANFFNHPLSKKLLCRHFELDKHLLDYVNGK